A genome region from Methylohalobius crimeensis 10Ki includes the following:
- the hslV gene encoding ATP-dependent protease subunit HslV yields METFKGTTILSVRRGDRVAIGGDGQVSMGDTVMKGNARKVRRLYHDRVLAGFAGATADAFTLFEHFEGKLEKHRGNLVRSAVEMAKDWRTDRTLRRLEALLAIADASASLIISGTGDVIEPEQDIIAIGSGGFYALSAARALLENTELGAPEIVEKSLNIAADICIYTNHNLILEELESHKP; encoded by the coding sequence ATGGAAACATTCAAAGGCACCACCATCCTGTCCGTGCGCCGGGGAGATCGGGTGGCCATCGGCGGCGACGGACAGGTTTCCATGGGCGATACGGTGATGAAGGGAAACGCCCGCAAGGTGCGGCGTTTGTATCACGATCGGGTGCTGGCCGGTTTCGCCGGGGCGACCGCCGATGCCTTCACCCTGTTCGAGCACTTCGAAGGGAAGCTGGAAAAGCACCGCGGCAATCTGGTGCGGTCGGCGGTGGAAATGGCGAAGGATTGGCGTACCGACCGGACCTTGCGGCGCCTGGAGGCATTGCTGGCGATCGCCGACGCCAGTGCCTCGCTGATCATCTCCGGCACCGGCGACGTGATCGAGCCCGAGCAGGATATCATCGCGATCGGCTCCGGCGGTTTCTACGCCCTGTCCGCCGCCCGCGCCTTGCTGGAGAATACGGAACTGGGCGCGCCCGAGATCGTCGAAAAATCCCTCAACATCGCCGCCGATATTTGTATTTACACCAATCACAATCTGATCCTGGAAGAGCTGGAGTCCCATAAACCATGA
- a CDS encoding MraY family glycosyltransferase, which translates to MTKWQHVLGAMVIVAGFGVAWWTTRRLLLWQGRERLLDRPNLRSSHTVPTPRGGGVGVVAGFLVVSLGLWGAGLIPGWAALAVVGAGLGVAAIGFWDDLGHVPIGWRLVVHGGAAVWGLVWVTAGRGWTIAEGHWATTGGCPYAMLVAAGLMLVWLINLYNFMDGIDGLAAVEAITVASGAAGILFLEQRGDLGLWLLGLAAATGGFLVWNFPPAKIFLGDVGSGFLGGVLGMLALVTVAGGAMTAWSWGVLLAVFITDASVTLLRRMAAGERWWQAHRSHAYQHLARRFGHLPVTLAVGALNLFWLLPWAWVASVYPDRAIGWIVIAYLPLLGIAWRAGAGVSEGRFRRKESIQ; encoded by the coding sequence ATGACTAAGTGGCAACACGTTCTAGGGGCTATGGTAATCGTCGCTGGCTTCGGCGTTGCCTGGTGGACGACCCGCCGGCTGCTGCTTTGGCAGGGCCGGGAGCGCTTGTTGGATCGCCCCAATCTCCGCAGTTCCCATACCGTGCCCACCCCACGCGGGGGCGGAGTGGGGGTCGTGGCGGGTTTTTTAGTGGTTTCGCTGGGATTATGGGGCGCCGGGCTGATTCCGGGTTGGGCCGCGCTGGCCGTTGTGGGCGCGGGGCTAGGGGTGGCGGCGATCGGGTTTTGGGACGACCTGGGCCACGTACCCATCGGGTGGCGCCTAGTTGTCCATGGAGGTGCGGCGGTCTGGGGGTTGGTTTGGGTGACCGCCGGGCGGGGTTGGACAATCGCCGAGGGGCATTGGGCAACCACGGGGGGTTGCCCCTACGCCATGTTGGTGGCGGCTGGATTGATGCTGGTTTGGCTGATCAATCTGTACAACTTCATGGACGGCATCGACGGTCTGGCGGCGGTGGAGGCGATCACCGTGGCCTCGGGGGCGGCAGGGATATTGTTTCTGGAGCAACGAGGGGATCTGGGATTATGGCTTCTGGGACTGGCCGCCGCCACGGGCGGATTTCTGGTTTGGAACTTCCCGCCGGCGAAAATCTTCCTGGGGGATGTGGGCAGCGGTTTTCTCGGCGGCGTCCTGGGCATGTTGGCCTTGGTGACGGTCGCTGGCGGCGCGATGACGGCATGGTCTTGGGGCGTTTTGCTGGCGGTGTTCATCACCGACGCCAGCGTGACCCTGCTGCGGCGCATGGCGGCCGGGGAGCGCTGGTGGCAGGCGCACCGAAGCCATGCTTATCAGCATTTGGCCCGGCGCTTCGGCCATCTTCCGGTGACGCTGGCGGTGGGTGCGCTCAATCTTTTCTGGCTGCTGCCTTGGGCGTGGGTAGCCAGCGTCTATCCCGACCGGGCGATCGGCTGGATTGTCATCGCCTATTTGCCCTTGCTTGGGATCGCATGGCGAGCCGGTGCGGGGGTGTCCGAGGGCAGGTTTCGAAGGAAGGAATCGATCCAATGA
- a CDS encoding glycosyltransferase: protein MGRLIVSVVVHCSPLPVLTQTLTCLREAGGRAVAAEAVSAVKVVVVDNGSAGDYGAELAALIGHLEAAGMAVDLIRRSSNGGYAQGHNEVATDGGDFRLILNPDVFLEPDSLIRGLAYLRRHPRTGVVVPRVVDDQGRPAYLCKRYPSVSVLGLRGFAPARLKHRFAKYLADYEMQDLDWNRPRTDLEVVSGCCLLMRARVWQETGGFCPDYFLYFEDFDFALRARERTQIAYAPDFRVTHLGGDAARKGWRHRRWFVRSGWRFFNRHGWRWV, encoded by the coding sequence GTGGGACGGCTGATCGTTTCGGTGGTCGTCCACTGCTCGCCGTTGCCGGTACTGACCCAAACCTTGACGTGCCTTCGGGAAGCGGGGGGGCGCGCGGTGGCCGCCGAGGCGGTGAGCGCGGTGAAAGTCGTCGTGGTGGACAACGGTTCGGCGGGTGACTACGGGGCCGAGCTGGCGGCATTGATCGGCCATCTCGAAGCGGCCGGAATGGCAGTGGACCTGATTCGGCGCTCTAGCAACGGAGGTTACGCTCAAGGTCACAACGAAGTCGCGACCGACGGTGGGGACTTTCGCCTGATCCTGAATCCGGATGTCTTCCTGGAGCCGGACAGCCTGATCCGGGGATTGGCTTATCTCCGCCGGCATCCCCGGACCGGTGTCGTCGTGCCTCGGGTCGTGGACGACCAGGGCCGCCCGGCGTATTTGTGCAAGCGCTATCCCAGCGTCTCGGTCCTGGGGCTGCGTGGCTTCGCGCCCGCCCGGCTGAAACACCGCTTCGCCAAGTATTTGGCCGATTACGAAATGCAGGATCTGGACTGGAACCGCCCGCGCACGGATTTGGAGGTGGTCAGCGGGTGTTGCTTGCTGATGCGCGCCCGGGTGTGGCAGGAGACCGGTGGTTTTTGTCCCGATTATTTCCTCTATTTCGAGGATTTCGATTTTGCCCTCCGAGCGCGGGAAAGAACGCAAATCGCCTATGCGCCTGATTTCCGGGTCACCCATCTGGGCGGCGATGCGGCGCGCAAAGGTTGGCGCCATAGGCGATGGTTCGTGCGCTCGGGATGGCGGTTTTTCAATCGGCACGGCTGGCGATGGGTGTAA
- a CDS encoding glycosyltransferase family 2 protein, producing MSDSKHAEATASVTVVIVNWNGGEYLLKVLEGLRGQTVAPARIVVMDNGSGDGSAEEAARRFPEIWLRRMGANLGFAAANNLALREEVATPWVALLNPDAVPDPRWLEEFWRGIETHPGYSAYGCRMRRFGDPGRLDGTGDCYHPSGWAWRRDFGLPEARGHLAPGEIFAPCAAAALYRREDVLAVGGFDETFFCYFEDVDLGFRLQLAGRKCFYLPEAVVYHVGSASTGHRSDFSVYHGYRNLVWCYFKNTPGRLLWQHLPGHIGLNLGLLLNAWRRGQAKTVLRAQWDALRGLPGVLQKRRAVVRDPASTVTDTMERWSGLYRAWRIRRRPKRPETAPEVTWDG from the coding sequence GTGTCTGATTCGAAACACGCCGAAGCGACGGCTTCGGTGACGGTCGTGATCGTCAACTGGAACGGCGGGGAATATCTTCTCAAGGTGCTGGAGGGGCTCCGGGGCCAGACCGTGGCGCCGGCCCGAATCGTGGTGATGGACAACGGCAGCGGCGACGGTTCCGCCGAGGAAGCGGCGCGCCGTTTTCCCGAAATTTGGCTGCGGCGAATGGGCGCCAATTTGGGATTCGCCGCCGCCAACAACCTGGCCTTGCGGGAAGAAGTGGCGACCCCCTGGGTGGCGCTTCTCAATCCCGACGCGGTGCCGGACCCGCGCTGGCTGGAGGAATTCTGGCGCGGGATCGAGACCCATCCCGGTTACAGCGCCTACGGCTGCCGGATGCGGCGCTTCGGCGACCCGGGCCGGTTGGACGGTACCGGCGACTGCTATCACCCCTCCGGTTGGGCGTGGCGGCGGGATTTCGGCCTTCCCGAGGCGCGCGGGCATTTGGCGCCGGGGGAGATTTTCGCCCCTTGCGCCGCGGCGGCCTTGTACCGAAGGGAAGACGTCCTGGCGGTGGGAGGGTTCGACGAAACCTTCTTTTGTTATTTCGAGGACGTGGACCTGGGCTTCCGCTTGCAGTTGGCCGGCCGCAAATGCTTTTATCTCCCCGAGGCGGTCGTCTATCACGTGGGTTCCGCTTCCACCGGCCACCGCAGCGATTTTTCCGTCTATCACGGCTATCGGAATTTGGTTTGGTGTTATTTCAAAAATACCCCCGGTCGCTTATTGTGGCAGCATCTGCCCGGCCATATCGGCCTGAACCTGGGCTTGCTTTTGAACGCCTGGCGCCGGGGTCAAGCCAAGACGGTCCTGCGAGCCCAGTGGGACGCCCTGCGGGGATTGCCCGGGGTATTGCAAAAACGGCGAGCGGTCGTCCGCGATCCGGCCTCGACCGTGACCGATACCATGGAACGTTGGTCCGGACTGTATCGCGCCTGGCGCATCCGCCGGCGGCCGAAGCGACCCGAAACCGCGCCGGAGGTGACGTGGGACGGCTGA